Proteins from a single region of Undibacterium sp. KW1:
- a CDS encoding Fic family protein: MSYEVIAKLEYSKLVGKIECRESETSLLACFSVLLNLSGIKVRLTHLLGLAPMPHGQTTGRFFQVLSRRLGMQTMGIAQEEIAATVASWPVLVMNASGYCFLLLKLEQDYFVAALPGYSEQVCNLSFEDELMQSACTAYAIRMHHLGPAIPKGERHPKLYLLPCLTCYQGRYDRNAFLAYDAQTALLPKAIFHAPLPLTALSASALFASHVSICPNRPQYYGQYRSFNLKRGDTVFVQHTELSPAVDTLLAIASEHQPAGIQEAVKFSARLFSDFLAIHPFVNANQRMAMLIVSKYLSLWKFKIHWQQITSTQFYYWMRLATRGHIRLLENGFRENIEPI, translated from the coding sequence ATGTCATATGAAGTAATTGCAAAACTAGAATACAGTAAGCTCGTCGGTAAAATAGAATGCCGCGAAAGCGAAACCAGTCTTCTGGCTTGTTTCTCTGTCCTCTTGAATTTGTCAGGCATCAAGGTCAGGCTCACGCATTTGCTGGGTCTGGCTCCGATGCCGCATGGTCAGACTACAGGGCGTTTTTTTCAGGTACTTAGCCGTCGCCTGGGTATGCAAACTATGGGCATTGCTCAAGAAGAGATTGCGGCAACAGTCGCATCCTGGCCGGTGCTGGTCATGAATGCATCTGGCTATTGTTTTTTGTTACTGAAGTTGGAGCAGGATTATTTTGTAGCTGCCCTACCTGGCTACTCGGAGCAGGTTTGTAATCTTTCTTTTGAGGATGAACTTATGCAGAGTGCATGCACTGCTTATGCAATACGTATGCATCATCTGGGTCCTGCTATTCCCAAAGGAGAGCGTCATCCTAAACTGTACTTGTTACCCTGTCTGACTTGCTATCAAGGCCGCTATGACAGAAATGCGTTCTTGGCCTACGATGCTCAAACTGCATTATTGCCGAAAGCAATTTTTCATGCCCCATTGCCATTGACTGCGCTCAGTGCATCCGCCTTATTTGCGTCTCACGTCTCAATCTGTCCTAATCGACCTCAGTACTATGGCCAGTACCGCAGCTTTAATTTGAAGCGCGGTGACACTGTGTTCGTACAACATACCGAACTATCTCCCGCAGTTGATACTCTGTTGGCTATAGCAAGTGAGCATCAGCCCGCTGGGATTCAGGAAGCGGTCAAATTTTCTGCAAGACTGTTTTCGGATTTTCTGGCGATCCATCCTTTCGTCAATGCCAATCAAAGAATGGCGATGCTGATAGTCTCCAAATATTTGTCTCTCTGGAAATTCAAAATTCATTGGCAACAAATCACCAGCACGCAATTTTATTACTGGATGCGCCTTGCTACCCGAGGACATATCCGTTTGCTGGAAAATGGATTTAGGGAAAACATAGAGCCAATTTAG
- a CDS encoding TetR/AcrR family transcriptional regulator has protein sequence MATADVLERNYPGRRAQLKRDILLGALACFNEHGLDLATIEIIKQHCDTSVGNIYHHFGSKEGLVAALFFSALEDQARLLADYLGKAQTAQEGVAAIVCAYVDWVTEQPELARFQYQARAAIAKGPQAGELTSRNRTRNKNMHAWWAAPGRRDHIKHIPDDLLPSLLIGQAENYCRAWLSGRVNTSPKKYREHLTQAAWNSLVARPLE, from the coding sequence TTGGCAACAGCAGACGTACTTGAACGCAATTACCCCGGCAGGCGTGCGCAGTTAAAGCGCGATATCCTGTTGGGCGCACTCGCCTGTTTTAATGAACATGGCCTGGACCTGGCCACCATAGAAATCATCAAGCAGCATTGCGACACCAGTGTCGGCAATATTTATCACCACTTTGGCAGCAAAGAAGGCCTGGTGGCAGCACTGTTCTTCAGCGCGCTCGAAGACCAGGCGCGCCTGCTGGCAGACTACCTGGGCAAAGCCCAGACCGCGCAAGAAGGCGTAGCCGCGATCGTTTGCGCCTACGTCGATTGGGTGACTGAGCAGCCAGAGCTGGCACGCTTCCAGTACCAGGCACGCGCAGCAATTGCCAAAGGACCTCAGGCCGGTGAACTGACAAGCCGTAACCGCACTCGCAATAAAAACATGCACGCATGGTGGGCAGCACCCGGCAGGCGTGATCACATCAAACACATACCAGATGATTTACTGCCATCGCTGCTGATAGGCCAGGCAGAAAACTATTGCCGCGCCTGGTTGTCAGGCCGGGTAAATACTTCACCCAAAAAATACCGTGAGCACCTGACGCAGGCGGCCTGGAATTCTTTGGTAGCGAGGCCGCTGGAATAG
- a CDS encoding hotdog fold domain-containing protein, protein MSQALEMFKLGGPEQFSKMVCQMAPYFSTINPTLTELRPGYASASVPFRREITNHLGTIHAIALCNAAELVAGTMTDVTIPKGARWIPKGMTVEYLAKAKTDVTAVADGSGLDWSTAGDKIVTVDVVDGGGVKVFTARITMNVKLAE, encoded by the coding sequence ATGAGCCAGGCATTAGAGATGTTCAAACTCGGCGGCCCCGAGCAATTCAGTAAAATGGTTTGTCAGATGGCCCCTTACTTCAGCACCATCAACCCCACACTGACTGAACTGCGCCCCGGTTATGCATCTGCCAGCGTACCTTTCCGCCGCGAGATTACCAATCATCTGGGCACCATCCATGCGATTGCCCTGTGCAACGCAGCTGAGCTGGTGGCTGGCACGATGACGGATGTCACCATCCCCAAAGGTGCGCGCTGGATACCCAAAGGCATGACGGTCGAATACCTCGCCAAGGCCAAGACCGATGTCACCGCAGTGGCAGATGGCAGCGGCCTGGACTGGAGCACGGCGGGCGACAAGATCGTGACCGTGGATGTCGTCGATGGTGGTGGCGTCAAGGTGTTTACGGCGCGTATCACCATGAATGTGAAACTTGCGGAGTAA
- a CDS encoding AAA family ATPase, with the protein MRACVCRQRLGGMMIKATFGLTKEPFYRSEVALLPQQAEAVEMIRVHAQHGGFSVIVGHPGVGKSVIREHLEHLGKERDTVVVSFSQTMHTYQPILKQLAESLQVNAPMKDIEKELIQAAYRHVQSQKTLYIVIDEAHLLDVGILRKLRLLFERFPKKHNLVLLGHPELMFRLSMTCNEDIKSRISYSRQVLPLHDDDLTKFVVTELAAVGLGANTFDEAALQVVLRAVQGNLRLCRNLCYASLIAACLDHQRICTVSHVNAALLQPHWRSHDALLKQQVKPQRVPS; encoded by the coding sequence ATGCGCGCTTGCGTCTGCCGGCAACGGTTGGGGGGCATGATGATTAAGGCCACCTTCGGTTTAACTAAAGAGCCGTTTTACCGCAGTGAGGTGGCGTTGTTGCCGCAGCAGGCCGAAGCCGTGGAGATGATCAGGGTTCATGCGCAGCACGGGGGCTTCTCGGTGATTGTGGGTCATCCTGGCGTCGGCAAATCTGTCATTCGCGAACATCTGGAACACTTGGGTAAGGAGCGCGATACGGTGGTGGTGTCTTTTAGCCAGACGATGCATACTTATCAGCCTATCTTGAAGCAATTGGCGGAGTCGTTGCAGGTGAATGCGCCAATGAAAGACATTGAAAAAGAGCTGATACAAGCGGCTTACCGTCATGTACAATCGCAAAAAACGCTGTATATCGTGATCGATGAGGCGCACTTGCTGGATGTGGGCATTTTACGTAAATTGCGCTTGTTGTTTGAGCGTTTCCCTAAAAAGCACAATCTGGTGTTGCTGGGGCATCCTGAGTTGATGTTTCGTTTGTCAATGACGTGTAATGAAGACATCAAGAGCCGGATCAGTTATTCCAGGCAGGTGTTGCCGTTGCATGACGATGACTTGACCAAATTTGTCGTCACCGAGCTGGCTGCTGTTGGTTTGGGTGCCAACACTTTCGATGAGGCAGCCTTGCAGGTCGTATTGCGGGCGGTGCAGGGTAATTTGCGGCTATGTCGTAACCTTTGTTACGCTAGTCTGATTGCTGCTTGCCTCGATCATCAACGCATTTGCACGGTGTCGCATGTCAATGCCGCGCTTCTGCAGCCGCACTGGCGTTCACACGATGCTTTGCTTAAGCAACAGGTCAAACCGCAGCGGGTGCCATCATGA
- a CDS encoding cytochrome b — MHTSSALTSALVYDRRTILFHWLSAILVVGLWVIGQTIDFFPKGTPRVTVRSLHISFGVLLGAVLILRLIWRRTSGARLPAADPGMLGKLAVGIHHLLYLLMVAIVIIGVAAVWIRGDNIFNLITVPAFDPANKELRHNVVELHGLLANILLALAAFHAAAALWHGLVKKDGVLRRMLPVKS; from the coding sequence ATGCATACAAGTTCAGCTTTGACTTCAGCCTTGGTCTATGATCGCCGTACCATACTGTTCCATTGGCTCAGCGCCATTCTGGTGGTGGGGCTTTGGGTAATCGGGCAGACGATAGACTTTTTCCCAAAAGGCACGCCACGCGTTACGGTACGCAGCCTGCATATCAGTTTTGGTGTCTTGCTGGGCGCGGTATTGATATTGCGACTCATCTGGCGCAGAACCTCAGGCGCCCGGTTACCAGCGGCTGATCCCGGCATGCTGGGCAAACTGGCGGTAGGCATACATCATCTGCTGTACCTGCTCATGGTGGCTATAGTGATCATTGGGGTAGCCGCAGTATGGATACGCGGGGACAATATATTCAATCTCATTACCGTACCAGCATTTGACCCTGCCAACAAAGAGCTCAGACATAATGTCGTTGAGCTGCACGGCTTGCTGGCCAATATCCTGCTCGCACTGGCCGCTTTTCATGCAGCGGCTGCCTTGTGGCATGGCCTGGTCAAAAAAGACGGCGTGTTGCGGCGTATGTTGCCAGTCAAATCTTGA
- a CDS encoding putative phage abortive infection protein gives MRNSDAAINYLHSSIELQWHCFVTDNHFQTETLFQIISSLVEWIDGHAVLTEDEKKQYVSIVIAQLSSVEIQIFFLYSLKNYEKRMNLFTKYRFFKNLDSKQRALAFVKQYGMNANSYSSEAFDVF, from the coding sequence GTGCGCAACAGTGATGCTGCCATTAATTACTTACATAGCTCGATTGAACTTCAATGGCATTGTTTTGTTACAGACAACCATTTTCAAACCGAAACTCTTTTTCAAATTATCAGCAGTTTAGTTGAGTGGATAGATGGTCATGCAGTCTTAACTGAAGATGAAAAAAAACAGTATGTATCAATTGTGATAGCACAACTTAGCTCTGTAGAAATACAAATTTTCTTTTTATACAGCCTAAAGAACTATGAAAAAAGAATGAATTTATTCACAAAATATAGATTCTTTAAAAATCTAGATTCTAAACAACGCGCTCTCGCATTTGTTAAACAATATGGTATGAACGCTAATTCGTATAGTTCAGAAGCATTTGATGTTTTTTAA
- a CDS encoding DDE-type integrase/transposase/recombinase, with the protein MAAKPSFELRLRVLNAVHDAPGNSMRERIKFVADKTFIDGLSGHLHQFTWRTISTWLYRHKSHGMTTLQNKTRSDKDAYRKVQVNQLAEAIHEVLPTLTHNKVGVIPKSVLYRVLLQRGLFTRSQLAPTTFYRMIRTHQLLDDKAVQKQRLSFAMQFANQLWQADTLYGPTIKQADGHWRKTFLIAFIDDASRVVTHAEFFYRDNTENMVLAFRSALYKRGKPERLYFDNGANYSAKEILQACVRLDIHLSHAPIRDGAAKGKIERFFRGFRDRFLTLHPSFTSLEELNRLTHEWVEGEYNSKSHSAIGMTPVDRFNLDRNRVKFLTDDAFSAEVFFMEETRKVSKTNVFSIHSQRYECPVDLRDKSIQVRYDRMRRDRFVVYFNGHRMGEATVLDLYANARLRLPATVGGHDD; encoded by the coding sequence ATGGCTGCTAAACCTTCATTTGAATTACGACTACGGGTGTTGAATGCCGTGCATGATGCCCCCGGCAATAGCATGCGCGAGCGCATCAAGTTCGTCGCCGATAAAACCTTTATCGATGGCTTGTCAGGTCACCTGCACCAGTTCACCTGGCGCACCATCAGTACATGGCTGTATCGTCATAAAAGCCATGGCATGACCACCCTGCAAAACAAGACCCGTTCCGATAAAGATGCTTATCGCAAGGTGCAGGTGAATCAGTTGGCCGAGGCAATCCATGAAGTGCTGCCGACGCTGACACACAATAAGGTCGGCGTGATCCCCAAAAGCGTTCTATACCGGGTACTTTTGCAGCGCGGTTTGTTCACCCGCTCGCAATTAGCACCGACCACGTTTTATAGGATGATACGCACCCACCAGTTACTGGATGACAAGGCTGTGCAAAAGCAACGCTTGTCGTTTGCCATGCAGTTCGCCAATCAATTGTGGCAAGCTGACACCTTGTATGGCCCGACCATCAAACAGGCGGATGGTCATTGGAGAAAGACTTTCCTGATCGCCTTCATCGATGATGCGTCCAGGGTGGTGACACATGCCGAGTTTTTCTACCGCGACAATACCGAGAACATGGTGTTGGCCTTCCGATCGGCTTTATACAAGCGCGGTAAGCCGGAGCGGCTCTATTTCGACAATGGCGCGAATTATTCCGCCAAGGAAATTCTGCAGGCTTGTGTGCGGCTGGATATTCATCTCTCTCATGCGCCGATTCGTGACGGTGCGGCCAAGGGCAAGATCGAGCGTTTCTTCAGGGGGTTCCGGGATCGCTTTCTGACCTTGCATCCCAGCTTCACGTCTCTGGAAGAATTGAATCGCCTGACGCATGAATGGGTGGAGGGGGAATACAATTCGAAGTCTCATAGTGCCATAGGGATGACGCCGGTTGATCGTTTCAATCTGGACCGTAACCGGGTGAAGTTTTTGACTGACGATGCGTTTTCTGCAGAAGTGTTTTTTATGGAGGAGACGCGTAAGGTGAGTAAGACCAACGTATTCTCGATCCATTCGCAGCGCTATGAATGCCCGGTCGATTTACGCGACAAATCCATTCAGGTGCGCTATGACCGCATGCGCCGTGACCGTTTTGTGGTGTATTTCAACGGCCACCGCATGGGGGAAGCAACGGTGCTGGATTTATACGCCAATGCGCGCTTGCGTCTGCCGGCAACGGTTGGGGGGCATGATGATTAA